The window TTTCACCCATTCAGATGTTacagaatgagaaataaaattaagtccTATTAAAAAGAAACCCATCATACTTAAAAATTAcatgagagagatggaaaagagaTTCACCTCTCTATTTCTTCATcaagcttataaataaaaattgtataaaaccccattttcttttaatataggAATAATGTACATATCACTTAATCACTTCTCCCAAATGATAACAGAAATCTTAAGATAAACAATAACTTCCACCTTCAAATGTATACTTTTCATTAGGTTTCACTGCATATGCTTTTCTTCAAGTTTTGATTTGActaataaaaatgccattttgaaAGACTGCATTCTGGATACTTcaagcaaatacatatatatactttcctaCAAACAACACCAGTTATATTTAAATTGCCAACCTAACTGCTTGTTTTCAAAGTCACTCTTGCTAAATGCACCTCACTTTGCATACACAGTTATAGACGAAGTACAGTGCAATATTTACCACTTGGATGGTCACTAAATGTGATCCAGTgtgtgtacaaataaaaaaaagtttaaatatattacaagaaTAATCTTCATGGCCTTGAGAACATTCTTCAACAGATGGGCCATAATGACCTGGTTGTTAagttcttttttccatttttaacatttaccaAGATCTGTGATTTAACTTATTTCTGGCACACTCTTATTTCTCTGGTCAATTAAACTACCACATTGGATAATTATCATGCATTGTACCAGATAAGTACTTTAAAGTATAACACCCCATCTGAAACACCAGGTCTGTGCAAAGACCATAGTAGATTATTTAATCTAATGTCATGATTTCAGTGAGGGATAAAtgccttttttcccttttttatgtaaGAGAACCATTAGCATAAATGATTCTCTAAGCCATATGCTACTCTTCTTTAATGTTGCCAGGGTTCATCATACCCCCATTCATAACTTGTGCAGGCAATTTGAAAGTATCCCTCTTCACAAGGGAAAGCACTATCAACTTGAACCTGTTTAACAAAGAACTTTTCAGTCCACAGTACAATATCTATGATCATGTCTATAACAACTACTCTAAGGGGATACTTGAAACAACGATTCAAtctaatacacaaacacaaaaaataatgaatttacttCAGAATTTTTAAATACTTGGTATAAAATTTCTATCAAGTTTTTATTatcttcaaatatttcaaaaaactcTCACAAAATAAAGAATGACACCTTACCTTATGTATATCTCATGTCTGATGGTTGCTGTAAACTTCTTAACCAAACACCATGCAGTGGCAGAGGCAAACAACATATTATAACCAAGGACAATCCAAAAATTACCCAACCAGCTGATCTTCCCAAAGTCTCCAAGTAAATCAAAGTTTGTTATCcctgaaaattaaaagtttattatcTCCAAGGCTGCAAAAATTATAATGCCAGAGAAGACACACAgtcaatatgaaattttaaagtaatttgtactttttctAGGGAAAATAGAGCTTTTTATATAGGAGTATTCCTAAGTGTGAGCTGGAAATGGTCCTTGACATTTGGTAAGAGGGTGATTAATTACAAACAGGAGGGTTAATGGGGTGGGGGGCACTTAACTTCAATATACTGGCTGTTTTTCCTTCTGCATCAGTAGGAATTattataaaaggctctggtttgtatacacAAGATATAAATTGTGTTAAAAATTTTTGCTAgttcttaaaagaaatataaaccgTCACCTTGTACGAAGGATATTCCCCTCTTTAGGTGGATGGGATACACTCTCAACTGACTGGCAAGTTGAGGAGCACGAGTCAGAAGGCAGCTAGTATCTGGGTCAACACCTGATGGAAGAGTGCAAGGCGTCATATCTTATGAACCAAAGCTCTAATGCTTGATTATAAAGTTTACCTGCACTATGGCCCATCCAACATGTGCTTAGCCTGACTAGTTCCTTACACAGAAAGGAAGAGTGAAAGAAGGGTGAAAGACCCAATCACTCACCTATTCAATCTCCATCCAATTACCTATGGTAAGATGCTTTTTTGTCCGAGAACAGCTTGGAGGCTACATAAAATCTTTAGGAAATACCACTTTTCGAAAGAAGAAGGGTCCTAGAACATGTGGGTGACATCCCTGAAGTAAAATAAGGCAAAAGTAGCCTGGTGCTGCCCGACACCTATCATTAATACCTATGAAACCAAAAGTTTCTTAAAACAGCTCAGGTTGGGCTAACAGCCCTGAACAACAACTCCCCACAGGACAGGCTTTATGTCCACATTACTGTTCCATGAAGCCAAGAAGTTAGGGGTACTTGACACCTCCTACTTGTGTCTGCCATTGCTACAAAAAGACCCAGATGCTTGGGCCTCAGAAATTAGATTCTCATTAGATAGTGCACATGACTCACACTGGGCATGAAAGCATCTTGTCCAGCAGCTcacaaaatgaattctttaaagggaaagaaacaagaaatgctCAATGCTCTTATCAGCCTCTGACAGGCTCTGACTTTTTACCACAAACTCAAATAAGAATGAGAGGAATCCCAGTCCTCAGGGCTAGACACTATATGAATGGCCATGCAACACTATCATGCTATGGCAAAACTAAGGCTTGCGAGGGTAAAATCTCTATCTGGCACCAAAGTTAAGTTGCAGGGGACAAGAATGAAATTTCTCTCCAGAGGCCAAAGCTAATGAGGTGGGCATTCAAACCTTCTATACCCTATGAGCACAGACAACTCTACCAAGGAAGGGATGTCCATGCTCTTCAGTTGGAAGACCCGGGCCAAGGCTTCACTGCAGGGACTGAGAGAAACTCGTCTCAATAAAGGTGGGAAAGTCAGTCTGCATTATGCTGCAAAGTAGTTCCAACCAGAGACCGTTTACAACACCAATTGGAGATGAGGCTACCTTACAAACATGGCTAACTGAGAAGGGTAGGCCAAAGGAGAATCTCTGGATACCTTGAGCAAAAGACCTGGCCTGGCCTAGCAGATTAGGGTACAGTACCTCTTCTCATGGTGCTGACAAGCAGCTGTCATGGTTATGTGAAAGCTAAAGTGACAGCTTGTGTCGATTATTTGGTACAGACAGGAGGAAAGGCAAAGATATCCAGATGGCCCAGGGTATGCTAGAAGGTATTTCCCTAGGCAGCCTACAGTCTGGAACAGGAAAACTGAATACCTGAAGCTTTCTATTTTGCTCAGCAAACAGACTGATCATTAGAGTTCCCCAACCCAAGAAAGTACAGATCAATCTGTCTCTAACTATCCATTGTGATTGAGCTGGTCTGTAAAGACATTCCTTCTAGCCAGAATGCCTGTGGCTGACAACTCAACAGCATGGTGAAACCACTTGCATCAATATCACTGACTGTTGCTCAATGAGACTACTGAGTGTCCATCAGACAATCACAGAATGTTGTAAGTATCTGCAATTCAAAAATACCTAGATGTTCATGTGCAGATGGAGGTTGTTCTCTGTCCAACACACTTAAAAGCAGACAGATCTCTCAAGTGTGCATCTAACCCCTTCTTGAACTGTTGGAGAACAACAGCATTTCCATATGtggggagttaaaaaaaaaaaaaaaaaaaccccactaCTAAGTTCCCTTTTCCCTTCTCCCTTCACCCAACCGCCAAGCGCGGTCTGCCTTCACTCTTGGTTCAAGGACACAAGGTGATGAGAAGGGCTGCCTCTGAAGTGAATGTCTAAGGAAATGCCTTGTGAGCTATGAGTTTCTCTTAAGGACAAGATGAAAAAGCCAAGCTGGTTGTTCCTATAACAAATGTGCTGTCACCTCCTTGCTAAAAACTCTTGCTGTTGCTGTCTATCAGCATACCCCATATCTGCCTGCTGCTTGGACACAATATCCCCAGTTATTGTGATCCCTAGGTTATGACAAAAGCTGAGACAGTGGTCTCTGTTCTGGAGCAACTGCATCTCTTATAATGCCAGACCTAGCCAGTCATCAAGCTAACAGTAGACAATCCAGTGCAAGTAGCCGAAGCTGGCTGACACCAAGGTAAACACTAACATGAACACCAAGGGGCTGTTGCCGATCTAAAGCACAGGGCTTTGAACTTGTAAAGTCCCACACAAAATGGAGATACTTCCTGGAGGACTGGCAAATTGTCATCTGAAGATACACTTCCTTCAAATCCACCAAAAGCATTAAGTCACCCTCTACCCTTGCAGAGACATGGGAAACATAGCTAACTCAACTATCTGCATGTACACAATGTGGAGACCAGGTACACATGAAGCTGGTGGAGAAACCTAACAGGACAAGCTGGGACCAGTCCTCGTGTCCAAGTGGGCCAACATGTCACTGACCTTTCTCAGTGAAGCCCATATCAGCCAACCAAAGGCTTCACAATCCCTTGCAAGTGTTTCCAAGCTACTGCCTCTCAGAGACTTGGAAAAGCACTTGCCTAAAAGCCCTACTGAACTTCTTGCAAAAAGCCCTCTTGgacttcccttcttcctcctcctgtgggAGAAGAGAAAAgtcgaggatgaggaagaggagaaaaacaaGCTCagcaatgaagataaaaaggacaTGGAAATGGTGAGAATGCTTCTTCTGATTCAAGTCTTGATTGTCTCCAATGCTGCAAGAAAGATAGAGGCAGACAAGCTCATCCATCTGAGCTGCAAGAGAAGCAGAAGGGTTTACTACAGGAAGTATGACCACTACAAGAGGGACTCCTGTTCCAATTACTGAAGCAGCAGCAGGGGCAGGAGACAAACCTTTCTTTGCAGCTCCCAGGCGGTACAGGAATCCTGCTGAAGACGGGCTTCCAGGGATATCTTGAGGTCACCCCTTCTGTAGGTACTTGGCAGAAGATGATAACCACTGACCTGGATATAAATATCAACAGGTGCAGAGGAAGGCAACCAAGGAGCACAGGTCAGTGCCTCACCATGGGAGAAACTGACCCGTCTCCGCCCAAGGTGAGCAAATTGTAGGCACCTCTTCCACCTGAGCATCCCCCACTGCCCCAAATGAGAAGTACTTGTAAAAGAGATTAGGATAGGCACAGAAGGAACAGGGAGAAAGGGACCTGTTTGTGTTCCAGGAGGTGCACTTCCCCTCTGAAAAGGCCAGCAAACACTTACTATCCTTCTGTTTCCTACTGTACCTCTCCCACAAATAGAAGACCAATTAGTGCACTACTGGAAGGGGAAACATAGGTGCATTTTTTCCCACCTTAAGTATAAACAGCTTCAAAATGGCCACCTATGCCTCTCACAATGTCTCTTGTCTTGCTTTTtctccatttgaaaaaaaaagcaacaagcatacaataatgaaaaatacttatacaaatattcaacagACAATAAGAAAGAGCGAAGCAAATATCAATTCTTAAGGAAAGCTGAAAGAAAAGTGCTAGAAGGTAGGTGAGTGAGAGGTAGTCTCCCATTTGCTTTCCcataaccaccagttaactacaTTGTTACCAAGCTCAACCACAGTCTTCCAACTTTCACAGAACAACACTCCTATTTAAAAGGAAAGGGTTTGTACTTCCAAGAAGGAACAAactttgataaattaatttccacTGATATACAGTATTACTATTTATTCCAGTTATTGCATATCAAACACATATGGAAAAATAGGAacaaatttttatgatttcaatTTTGGTCTGATTTAATGATAATCTTTAAGCAGAACCCAATTGTATGGGAGATAAGAGCTGCACCATCCTCCAACACTCCAAACATCATCTTAATGCTACTTGATGCTGAATATTATGGTTTTTTCaaatatggttatttttttatgtagatgaCATCCTTTAGTCATCAGAGTCTTGAAAGGCTAATGAATTTATGGTATTATTTCACATGTTATAAAATTGTCACCCCATTCCTGAAATTGAAATGCCCTTCTACAAgacataaacagataaataatggTAGTTTAAATGACTGgaaaaaaagtgttcaagaattAATATCTCTGCAGATGGTTATGGATTACCTGTATTTGCTTATGGTGCTTTGCATTTTTTTACTGCTGTCCACAGATATCACACTGTTAAAATTGTTAAATGTACCACTtaaatatttctgttgttttcattagCTCCTCCTTTCATTACAGTTTATCAAGTTTTATATTGATCTTACACTCTATTAGAATTCTCATTAAAGTACATTCTAATAGAATTGTCATTAAAGAACAACAGCAATggcattcattttctgtttccattGTCACTGTTTCCTACAATTTCCATTCTTTCAAAATGCAGGTCCATTATATCCTACGGGATTAAGCTATACTTTATTTCTGTCAGCCCCGGGATACATTACAGACCTAGTTACCTGCCCAACTCACCTTCTCGTGTTATACTGTATTAGCATCTAACCTTCAAAACTAAATCTAGTTCTATATTTGAAAGTTTATTCCATAGTCATCTATCCAATACATTTACAATACAGGCATCATAAAAGAACTTGTAAAAAGTATACGCCTAGTTAGACAAGTAAGAGACAAGTATTACTTTCAAAGAAAGGAAAGGTGACTAATTTTAAGTCagtttaaatatacttacctaaTGTTCTAGCTAAGAGAGGCAGGGCGCTGGATAATATAAGCACCACCACACAGTTAGCTATGACATGCACCATGGGAGTGTCTTGCGGCTGTGGACGGATCTTTGCAAATAATGGCAAAGAATAGCATCCTAATAGAGAGGCAGCTATCAGGTACAGGATTAGCACAACCTCCAACAATGCACCAACAGAGCCCATCATTGACAGCAGCACTGATCTctagataaagaaagagaaaaaattagagGTTAATGCCAGGGAAGAATTTGATACTGTACTTgcttttatcaattattacagttCTGGAATAATTCCATTCCTACTGCCTTTCAATCACTCATATTCATATAGCTTTAGTATATTCCAAAATTTGAAATCAATTCAGACCTTTGTAATTTTGTGTAAATGCTCTGCTTTTCTagttacatgcatacataatacaaataaCAAGGTTTACTAATAGCCTTGCCCATCTAGCCTAcctcttttctttcaatttattttcactttactaATCTAATTTTTCTGTGGTTCAGatttgttttgttaatattttatataatcatcTGTTATACATTTTGTGACCTGTCTCTAACATGCAAACatcatctactgtatattttacttccttcagttattattcttgttatatataatactctAATGAATATTGTATAACGCATATGTTTCAAACTGCCATATATCCCATATTTTCCGGCCTGGAAGACActattttttcctaaaagaagTCTTTGAAATTTCTAACATGTCCAAGAGGCCAAAACTAGTATTTATAAGCTTATCCTAACAGCAGAGGAAGGTTATTTTTTGCTAAACAGGATTCAGAGTTCCTGTATACGCCCCTGAATGAAGTGtataaattaaacttaaaaacaGTAAATAGACAAAAGTATCATCAGagcagaaaaaatatatgcagCCTAGTCACAAAGATTCACTCCCATTTTGGCAAGCTAAGGTAGATGAGTCAATGGGCTttagtaacatttttttataacattttatgttACCATAACATATTATACGTTACTTTTTGAAATAACAATTTTCACTCTACTCAAACAACCCTGACTTGGGAACATTATAAATTGACATAAGTAAAATTATggcatgttaaaatgttttactgGTAAGTCTTACTATAGCCTAGTAAGACAATTATAACCAAACACTCAATAAccatttgttttgctttatttgacATGCTGTGTGATTACATGTGTTGCATTCAGTaagcaacaacaaacaaagaTAACAACTGGGTTCcacagttttaaatataaaacttaatatcAAAGAACATTAAAAGACCATAAGAGAAAACTTGGATTTGTAAACAGGGGTTTCAGAAACTCGGAAGAATACACAAAACACCACCAGCTTTTTCTGCAGTATACCGTAAGATTATGCTGTTTTCAGATGAGCTAAAATGAAATGCTTTGCGTCTacataaacaaactgaaatgTTGTTTCTTTATCTTAATGGCAGTATTTgtactttcttttatattctgttcAGTTTGGGGTGTAATGTTTGCACGGtaataaaaggaaagatattttCAGGTTCTGAAGACTGAAATGTATGGAAActataataaaatgttatttaatacggtacagtatttctaatatttcttatattattcctgtctgagataaaaaaataaattacataagcCTACAATACTATAAAAACCTAGAATATTGCACCAGCTGTAGCCCCTTCCATATACAAGCACTGAGACAGTGTTGGCCAAggaaatttctgatgaaacagcTAACAGTTCATACTGTTTATGTTACTTGGTGATCTGGTCACGTTTTTCAGTTTGCAGGTATGTCAACCTCAGAAAagtttgataaatattaatatcaatgaaCATTGAcgaacagtatttttaaaataaatgaaaaattttaatattgtaaCCAATATGCTGTAAAAGCTGAAGTCACCACACTTCAATGTACTGAGACAAATTTGTGTAACACAATAACCAAACAAAGCCAGGGGAATGTCACCACCTCACAATGATGTACATACcgtatatattgtgtttttattctaaCCCCACAAATTATTATGTTTGGTTGTAATATAGTTACTCCAATGGCAGTAAAAACTATAGTAGGGCTGAAGAATTTCAGAACTGTTACACTTTAGTGTCGGTGAATCATAACATGGGTACCTACATGTAGGCTATGTGTAAACTTTGGGTGTAATTTACCATATCTAcatagtgaaaaagaaaaatgcacaatgtaAGGGGATAACAGGATCTACATGTTGCTAAGCAAAATGTCTTGGTAAAGTAGGTGAAAGTCATCCAacgttatttttgcatttacatattttccaaaattttactGGTCAAAAGTGGGATACATCTTTTAGGCCAGAaaatatggtatatgtatatattttcactaaGCTTAAAATAAGACAAAACACTGAAACTATACAGAAAATCTGTAAACAAAGCTTACTAATTTAACTTAAATTTGCATGATGCATACATGAagctttatgtaaaaataaaaaaatggaaatgtctcTTGTTAATGCCATTAATATGTTTATACACAAGACATCTAATGCTGGACTAACACTGAACTGCACAGTTACTTTGATATCTTTAAAAACCCAGTTGTTATATACACCAACTGGCTTCAAGAAACCCTTGTAATAGAATGTGATAGTTACCCCAGCAGTTTTAACTGTCACCCTtactataaatatgaaattacttaAAGAAATGATACAAAGAAATTGTCTATGAAACAAGTTCCCCAGAAATGAATTACAGCCACAATATAAAATGCCAGAGTAAAACACTTGCAAAGAGAAATCTGTCTGATCATTTTACACAGCATTTCCATGAGTAAGTTACCAACATAAACGACATAAGAGTTACGCTGTCTTGTTTCATGCCATTATAATATGTACCAGTTGAAAAGGGAGATGTATCTGAGTATGAATAcctaaattaaaacattaacaaaaataattggtATACAGTACCATGAACTGCATTAAAATTATcaagtatactgtacatgaaattgaCATTTGTTTACCTTGCCTTGCTGTGCTTCTCCCAATATAGCTGGAGCCGATGCTAGAGGAAGGGCTTTAATCCCAATAAGTAACTGTAATGTATTCAGGCCCACAATTGCTACAGCTGTCCCAGTCAGGACAAGCAGAAAAAGTAATGCGAGAGGATATGCTAAAGTGCGTTTTAAAACACCTGCACGTCGTCGTTcctctgtttaaaaaaatataacagatattAATAATCAGCTGTATAATAATTGTCTGAAAACCCACAGTTACCAAactttatataactattatacACAACCAAACTGATATACTTTCccataaattataattacactATGCatgaaatctatataaaaaataaaagtgatgtgCTTACCTAGTTTTAGTCTGGTCTTTTTAATAATATGGTACTGATGGAGAATGCTTTCCCTTGTTGGAGCACTGGAAGTTGATCTGGTAATGACCCTAACATGGGGATGCAAGGGTTGAGCTAGCTGCCTGGCTAAGGCATCTTCTTGTAATAGAGCAGCCTGATACTCTTCTGC of the Macrobrachium rosenbergii isolate ZJJX-2024 chromosome 49, ASM4041242v1, whole genome shotgun sequence genome contains:
- the lili gene encoding protein LMBR1L isoform X2 gives rise to the protein MGHIKNISELLPDEPIKDPFEEEIHFNNTVREYVLFLVLLVVLSVASHVVVLRYRRREAGHLPPPRHTDDDEAAVDRIALWLCTFSLSVSLGAVLLLPISIMSNEVLTLYRDSLYVQWLNLSLIQGLWNIIFLFSNLSLFVGLPFAYLFTESEGFPGSKKGLRARIVETVVVLTLLVVLVFGVALILSFLLGYYEQENLTQMIDVWGSFYLPFLYSLISCLGVLMLLLCTPVGLAHLFTAMGRLMVKPGFLRDLAEEYQAALLQEDALARQLAQPLHPHVRVITRSTSSAPTRESILHQYHIIKKTRLKLEERRRAGVLKRTLAYPLALLFLLVLTGTAVAIVGLNTLQLLIGIKALPLASAPAILGEAQQGKRSVLLSMMGSVGALLEVVLILYLIAASLLGCYSLPLFAKIRPQPQDTPMVHVIANCVVVLILSSALPLLARTLGITNFDLLGDFGKISWLGNFWIVLGYNMLFASATAWCLVKKFTATIRHEIYIRFKLIVLSLVKRDTFKLPAQVMNGGMMNPGNIKEE
- the lili gene encoding protein LMBR1L isoform X1, coding for MGHIKNISELLPDEPIKDPFEEEIHFNNTVREYVLFLVLLVVLSVASHVVVLRYRRREAGHLPPPRHTDDDEAAVDRIALWLCTFSLSVSLGAVLLLPISIMSNEVLTLYRDSLYVQWLNLSLIQGLWNIIFLFSNLSLFVGLPFAYLFTESEGFPGSKKGLRARIVETVVVLTLLVVLVFGVALILSFLLGYYEQENLTQMIGLIVGSVTSWQRCLYFVSLILQVKLDVWGSFYLPFLYSLISCLGVLMLLLCTPVGLAHLFTAMGRLMVKPGFLRDLAEEYQAALLQEDALARQLAQPLHPHVRVITRSTSSAPTRESILHQYHIIKKTRLKLEERRRAGVLKRTLAYPLALLFLLVLTGTAVAIVGLNTLQLLIGIKALPLASAPAILGEAQQGKRSVLLSMMGSVGALLEVVLILYLIAASLLGCYSLPLFAKIRPQPQDTPMVHVIANCVVVLILSSALPLLARTLGITNFDLLGDFGKISWLGNFWIVLGYNMLFASATAWCLVKKFTATIRHEIYIRFKLIVLSLVKRDTFKLPAQVMNGGMMNPGNIKEE